A portion of the Halobacillus ihumii genome contains these proteins:
- a CDS encoding glycogen/starch/alpha-glucan phosphorylase — MFNSKEEFIQAFSEKLRTTLGKEVKTATEQDAYRSLGALVKDHINKYWLQTKQQYEKKQPKQVYYFSMEFLMGRLLSNNLLNLQVLSLVREGLTDLGFSLADLEEEENDAGLGNGGLGRLAACFLDSLASMGLPGHGYGIRYKYGMFDQKLIDGYQVELPDPWLTDSYIWEVRRPEEAVEVRFGGYVDTDITSEGLLTFEHKDYEQVRAVPYDVPVIGYQNETVHTLRLWSAEATHEDTLAQASKQTKFGNFLTQKRSLEEISDFLYPDDSHEEGKRLRLKQEYFLVSAGVQSVLRSFERLGLPLSSFPEKTALHINDTHPVLVIPELMRVLIDEKGLTWEDAWEITQSSVSYTNHTTLREALETWPIDLVRELFPRLYMIIEEINERFCQKVWTQDPGDFERIAQLAIIADGQVKMAHLAIVGSHSVNGVAKLHTEILKKREMKKFYDVFPERFNNKTNGITHRRWLMHANQSLADHITEAIGNRWVAQPERLLDLLAKKEDTAFLDQLGKVKQQNKNKLAAFIKDVTDITVDPQSLFDVHIKRLHGYKRQLLNALHIMYLYHELKSNPSFEMTPRTFIFAAKAAPSYHFAKKVIKLITTIADVVNNDPDVQGLMKVVFLPNYSVSLAERIIPATDVSEQISTASKEASGTGNMKLMMNGALTLGTMDGANVEIHELVGDNAIYTFGLSSEEVLHYAHRDGYSSREVYETDERVRRTIDQLVSYSPFSGGETEFQDLYDSLLTHNDEYFVLKDFASYIAAQQRIGYDYHQKRDWNVKSLKNIAYSGKFSSDLTIQKYASQIWNIQPVKILR; from the coding sequence ATGTTTAACAGCAAAGAGGAATTCATACAGGCCTTTTCTGAAAAGCTGAGAACTACACTCGGGAAAGAAGTAAAAACAGCGACAGAACAAGATGCGTATCGATCCCTCGGTGCGTTAGTTAAAGATCATATCAATAAATATTGGCTGCAGACGAAGCAGCAATATGAGAAAAAACAACCTAAGCAAGTCTATTACTTTTCGATGGAATTTTTAATGGGGCGTCTGTTAAGCAACAATTTGTTGAATTTACAGGTGCTGTCACTAGTAAGGGAAGGTTTGACGGATTTAGGCTTTTCCCTGGCGGATCTTGAAGAGGAAGAAAATGATGCAGGACTCGGCAACGGCGGACTCGGCAGGTTAGCCGCTTGCTTTTTGGACTCCTTAGCATCTATGGGGCTGCCTGGTCATGGGTATGGAATCCGGTACAAATATGGTATGTTTGATCAAAAATTGATCGATGGCTATCAAGTTGAACTGCCAGATCCATGGCTTACTGATTCGTATATCTGGGAAGTGCGCCGTCCCGAAGAAGCTGTTGAAGTTCGATTTGGCGGTTATGTAGATACAGATATAACTTCTGAAGGTCTTTTGACTTTTGAGCACAAAGACTATGAGCAAGTGAGAGCTGTTCCATATGACGTGCCTGTCATCGGCTATCAGAATGAGACCGTTCATACACTACGGTTATGGTCAGCTGAGGCGACACATGAGGACACACTAGCCCAAGCTTCTAAGCAAACTAAATTTGGTAACTTTCTTACACAAAAGCGATCTTTAGAGGAAATTTCTGATTTTCTCTATCCCGACGATTCCCATGAAGAGGGTAAGAGGCTGCGATTGAAGCAGGAGTACTTCCTCGTTTCAGCTGGTGTGCAAAGTGTGCTTCGTTCATTTGAGCGTTTAGGGCTTCCGCTTTCTTCTTTTCCGGAAAAAACCGCTCTTCATATTAATGATACTCATCCTGTTCTCGTTATTCCTGAATTGATGCGCGTTCTCATTGATGAAAAAGGATTGACTTGGGAGGACGCGTGGGAGATCACACAATCGTCCGTGTCTTATACGAACCATACTACACTACGTGAAGCGCTGGAGACGTGGCCGATTGACTTAGTACGCGAGCTGTTTCCAAGGCTCTATATGATTATTGAAGAAATTAACGAGCGATTTTGCCAAAAAGTTTGGACGCAGGACCCGGGTGACTTTGAAAGAATTGCACAGCTTGCAATCATTGCTGACGGTCAGGTAAAGATGGCTCACCTGGCGATCGTGGGGAGCCACAGTGTGAACGGAGTTGCAAAACTGCACACGGAAATTTTAAAAAAGCGAGAAATGAAGAAGTTCTATGATGTTTTTCCTGAGCGATTTAATAATAAAACAAACGGTATTACTCACCGGCGCTGGCTTATGCACGCTAATCAATCGCTGGCGGACCATATTACGGAAGCGATTGGAAACCGTTGGGTTGCTCAACCCGAACGGTTATTGGATTTACTTGCAAAGAAAGAGGACACAGCTTTTTTAGATCAATTAGGAAAGGTTAAACAGCAAAATAAAAACAAGCTGGCTGCATTTATTAAGGATGTTACCGATATTACCGTCGACCCGCAGTCTCTGTTTGATGTTCATATCAAACGGCTCCATGGCTATAAACGCCAACTGCTAAATGCCCTTCACATTATGTACCTTTATCATGAATTGAAATCAAATCCATCCTTTGAGATGACACCTCGAACCTTTATTTTTGCTGCAAAAGCAGCTCCTAGCTATCACTTTGCTAAGAAGGTAATCAAACTCATTACGACGATTGCAGATGTGGTGAACAATGATCCGGACGTACAAGGGCTAATGAAAGTAGTCTTTCTGCCAAATTATTCAGTGTCTCTGGCTGAACGAATTATCCCGGCGACGGATGTTAGTGAACAAATTTCAACGGCGAGTAAAGAGGCATCCGGGACAGGAAATATGAAACTAATGATGAACGGGGCTTTGACACTGGGCACAATGGATGGAGCCAATGTTGAGATTCATGAATTAGTTGGAGATAACGCGATTTATACGTTTGGACTTAGTTCAGAAGAGGTGCTTCATTATGCACACCGTGATGGTTATTCTTCCAGAGAAGTGTATGAGACCGATGAACGTGTTCGCAGGACAATAGATCAACTTGTAAGCTATAGTCCATTTTCAGGAGGTGAAACAGAATTTCAGGATCTTTATGATTCGCTGCTCACGCACAATGATGAATATTTTGTTCTTAAAGATTTTGCTAGTTATATAGCTGCTCAGCAGAGAATTGGTTATGACTATCATCAAAAACGAGACTGGAATGTGAAGAGCTTAAAAAACATTGCTTATTCCGGGAAGTTTTCCAGTGACCTTACCATACAAAAATATGCATCACAAATATGGAATATACAGCCTGTGAAAATATTAAGGTAA
- the glgA gene encoding glycogen synthase GlgA — MNVLMVGSECTPFIKTGGLADVLGSLPQALVEQGHQVRVVLPKYEEMEEEWKSQLTLLHKLNIQIGWRNQYAGVEYLEYDGIPVYFIDNEYYFKRSNLYGYEDEAERFVFFNKAVLEMVRALDWSPDILHCHDWQTGLIPVFLHTHYQNDEKLNGMKTLFTIHNLKYQGVFADSVLHDLMDLDEKMMTEDRLEFFGDINFMKGALNYADAITTVSETYAKEIQTPYYGENLDGVLRKQSEWLAGIVNGINTKDYNPLSDESLAFPFRSSLSKKVQNKMWLQEKLQLPVRRDVPMIGIVSRLVEQKGFDLIARVMDELLYHEDIQLVLLGTGEYDYEKMFEWAQVKYPEKVSANIMFSESLSRQVYAASDMFLMPSRFEPCGIGQLIALRYLAVPIVRETGGLKDTVKPFNEQTEEGNGFTFANYNAHDMLFTIRRALELYHEEDVWKKLVKNMVKTQFPWKYSARRYGEVYQSTLQKQ; from the coding sequence ATGAACGTATTAATGGTTGGATCAGAGTGTACGCCTTTTATTAAAACGGGTGGTCTGGCAGACGTGCTTGGGTCTTTACCTCAAGCGCTAGTGGAGCAGGGACATCAAGTTCGGGTTGTGCTGCCTAAGTATGAAGAAATGGAGGAGGAGTGGAAGAGTCAGCTGACATTGTTACATAAACTGAATATACAGATTGGCTGGAGGAACCAGTATGCGGGAGTGGAGTATCTGGAGTATGACGGAATCCCTGTCTATTTTATCGATAATGAGTATTATTTTAAACGCTCCAATTTATATGGGTATGAGGATGAAGCGGAACGATTTGTATTTTTTAATAAGGCAGTACTTGAGATGGTACGAGCACTTGACTGGAGTCCTGATATTCTGCATTGTCACGATTGGCAGACTGGCCTAATACCTGTATTCCTGCATACTCACTATCAAAATGATGAAAAATTAAATGGTATGAAAACATTGTTTACGATTCATAATTTGAAGTATCAGGGGGTCTTTGCCGATTCAGTCCTGCACGACCTGATGGATTTGGACGAAAAGATGATGACAGAGGATCGGTTAGAGTTTTTCGGAGATATCAATTTTATGAAGGGCGCCTTAAATTATGCGGATGCGATCACAACAGTAAGTGAAACTTATGCAAAAGAGATTCAAACCCCTTATTATGGGGAAAACTTAGACGGAGTACTTAGAAAACAATCGGAGTGGTTAGCCGGGATTGTAAATGGGATTAATACAAAAGATTACAATCCACTAAGTGATGAATCTCTGGCATTCCCATTTCGAAGTTCATTATCGAAAAAAGTTCAAAATAAAATGTGGTTACAAGAAAAGCTGCAGTTGCCTGTGCGGAGAGATGTTCCTATGATTGGGATTGTTTCCAGGCTTGTTGAGCAAAAGGGATTTGACCTTATTGCCAGAGTTATGGACGAGCTTTTATATCACGAGGATATTCAGTTGGTGCTTCTAGGTACAGGTGAATACGATTACGAGAAAATGTTTGAGTGGGCCCAGGTAAAGTATCCAGAGAAGGTATCCGCGAATATTATGTTTAGTGAATCGCTATCCAGGCAGGTGTATGCAGCGAGTGATATGTTCCTTATGCCTTCCCGTTTTGAGCCGTGCGGGATTGGCCAGTTGATCGCATTGCGCTATTTAGCTGTACCTATCGTCAGGGAAACAGGCGGGCTCAAAGACACAGTCAAGCCGTTTAATGAACAAACAGAGGAGGGGAATGGGTTCACCTTTGCAAATTATAATGCTCACGACATGTTGTTTACGATCCGCCGTGCGCTTGAGCTTTACCACGAAGAAGATGTGTGGAAAAAGCTTGTAAAAAATATGGTGAAAACTCAATTCCCGTGGAAGTATTCTGCGCGTCGATATGGTGAGGTCTACCAATCGACGCTTCAAAAGCAGTGA
- the glgD gene encoding glucose-1-phosphate adenylyltransferase subunit GlgD, translating to MDRMAGIINLDHEQDVLDELTYFRCGAAVPFAGRYRMIDFAISNMTNSRIESVAVFTRRKYRSLMDHLEQGKAWELDRKRGGLFILPPDWNDPTDISRGDLQHFHNNIDFIHRTYADYILVSGSQNICNINYQDVLEAHKESNAEVTVIYKKVEEIYPEHNLAHKLSLDGNQRVTAIHNDKQSSNVYMDMYVIDKNFLHELIEEGIAHGSSHFFLDGIKGRLPDIHIHAYEYKGVHALINSVESYYRHSANLLNDAQHNELFKEESPIFTKVKNEAPSKYSPNSNVTNTLVANGCTVDGEVEDSILFRGVKIGEGAVVKNSIIMQRCEIGSGAVLENVILDKDCKISQGRTLIGAPEKPFVLAKRKTM from the coding sequence ATGGATCGTATGGCCGGCATTATAAACTTAGATCATGAACAGGATGTACTAGATGAACTCACTTATTTCAGGTGCGGAGCAGCGGTTCCCTTTGCGGGCCGTTACCGAATGATTGACTTTGCGATTTCGAATATGACGAATTCACGGATTGAATCGGTAGCCGTATTCACTCGTCGCAAATATCGTTCTCTAATGGACCATCTGGAGCAGGGGAAGGCATGGGAATTAGATCGGAAGCGCGGCGGATTGTTTATTTTACCCCCCGATTGGAACGACCCGACTGATATTTCCCGGGGTGACCTTCAGCATTTTCATAATAACATTGACTTTATTCATCGTACGTATGCTGACTATATTCTTGTGTCTGGCTCTCAAAACATTTGTAATATCAACTATCAAGACGTTCTTGAAGCGCACAAGGAATCGAACGCAGAAGTTACGGTTATATACAAAAAGGTGGAAGAAATATATCCAGAACATAACCTGGCTCATAAACTCAGTCTTGATGGGAATCAAAGAGTTACAGCAATTCATAATGACAAACAGAGTTCTAATGTGTATATGGATATGTATGTTATTGATAAAAACTTTCTGCACGAATTGATAGAAGAGGGGATTGCTCATGGAAGCTCACACTTTTTTCTGGATGGAATCAAAGGTAGGCTTCCGGATATTCACATTCATGCCTATGAGTATAAAGGTGTCCATGCCCTGATAAATTCAGTGGAAAGTTACTATCGCCATAGTGCGAACCTGCTTAATGACGCCCAGCATAATGAACTATTCAAAGAAGAATCCCCTATTTTTACAAAAGTAAAAAACGAAGCACCATCGAAGTATTCCCCGAATTCAAACGTCACAAATACGCTTGTGGCGAATGGATGTACAGTGGATGGCGAGGTAGAAGACAGTATTCTATTTCGTGGAGTCAAGATAGGAGAAGGGGCTGTTGTAAAAAATTCGATCATCATGCAGCGCTGCGAAATTGGCAGTGGAGCAGTGCTTGAAAATGTCATTTTGGATAAGGATTGTAAAATATCGCAAGGACGTACGTTAATTGGTGCACCAGAAAAACCCTTTGTGTTAGCGAAACGTAAAACCATGTAG
- a CDS encoding glucose-1-phosphate adenylyltransferase, which translates to MKGKECVAMLLAGGQGTRLKSLTKKIAKPAVYFGGKYRIIDFPLSNCTNSGIDTVGVLTQYEPLILNNYIGIGSSWDLDRKYGGVSVLPPYMQSEGGGWYTGTANAIYRNIDFLNQYEPEHVLILSGDHIYKMDYGEMLDYHRGSGADATISVIEVPWNEASRFGIMNTDGQGRITEFDEKPEYPMSNLASMGVYIFRWDVLKKYLIEDEEKGHSSHDFGKDIIPALLADQKKLMAYTFEGYWKDVGTVESLWQANMDLLKAEPDLNLNDQTWRIYSKNPNQPAQYISPAATVRGALINEGCRIYGQVEMSIIFYGVHVNEGSIVKDSVIMPNVKIGKNVRIYRSIIAEGSVIEDNAVIGNPSPESDITLIADEGSVMATSYAANH; encoded by the coding sequence ATGAAAGGTAAAGAATGCGTCGCTATGCTTCTAGCTGGTGGTCAAGGTACAAGGTTAAAATCACTCACTAAGAAGATCGCTAAACCTGCCGTATACTTCGGTGGAAAGTATCGAATTATCGATTTTCCGTTAAGCAACTGCACCAATTCTGGAATCGATACCGTGGGGGTTCTGACTCAATATGAACCGCTAATATTAAATAATTATATTGGCATTGGCTCTTCCTGGGATTTAGATCGTAAATACGGCGGGGTGTCGGTTCTTCCCCCCTATATGCAGTCAGAGGGAGGCGGCTGGTACACAGGAACAGCCAACGCAATCTATCGAAATATCGATTTTTTAAACCAATATGAACCTGAACACGTCCTGATCCTGTCCGGGGATCATATTTATAAAATGGATTATGGAGAAATGCTAGATTACCACCGTGGCAGTGGAGCGGATGCGACCATCTCTGTTATTGAAGTACCCTGGAACGAAGCCAGCCGCTTCGGCATTATGAACACAGATGGCCAGGGACGGATTACAGAATTTGATGAGAAGCCAGAATATCCAATGAGCAACCTCGCTTCCATGGGAGTGTACATTTTTCGCTGGGACGTTTTGAAAAAGTATCTGATCGAGGATGAAGAAAAAGGTCATTCTTCTCATGATTTTGGAAAGGATATTATCCCTGCCTTGCTTGCTGATCAGAAGAAACTGATGGCCTACACCTTTGAAGGCTATTGGAAAGATGTCGGTACAGTCGAAAGCTTGTGGCAGGCCAATATGGATCTTCTGAAAGCAGAACCTGATCTCAATCTGAATGACCAAACGTGGAGAATATACTCAAAGAATCCAAACCAGCCTGCCCAGTATATTTCTCCTGCAGCTACCGTACGCGGAGCTCTGATCAATGAAGGGTGTCGTATTTATGGCCAGGTGGAAATGTCGATCATATTTTACGGAGTACATGTGAATGAAGGGTCGATTGTGAAAGATTCAGTGATTATGCCTAATGTGAAAATAGGTAAAAATGTAAGAATCTATCGGTCTATTATTGCGGAAGGTAGTGTGATTGAGGACAATGCTGTAATCGGCAACCCATCCCCTGAGAGTGATATCACATTAATTGCAGATGAAGGGAGTGTCATGGCAACCAGTTATGCAGCCAATCATTAA